One window of Candidatus Methylomirabilis limnetica genomic DNA carries:
- a CDS encoding zeta toxin family protein has product MSTGGRKIVIIAGPNGAGKTTFAREFLPKEASCPVFVNADLIAAGLSPFQPETVAFRAGRLMLEEIARHAAEGRSFAFETTLSGLTYARMITGWRAAGFAVKLIFLSLATPEEAIARVAMRVRQGGHDVPPEIIRRRFAAGRRNFHDIYRHRVDYWQWFDNSGDTPILNDEGGNP; this is encoded by the coding sequence ATGAGTACGGGCGGCAGGAAGATCGTCATCATCGCCGGCCCCAACGGGGCGGGCAAGACAACCTTCGCTCGCGAGTTTCTACCCAAGGAAGCTAGTTGCCCGGTGTTCGTCAACGCCGACCTGATCGCCGCCGGGCTGTCGCCATTCCAGCCGGAAACGGTGGCGTTCCGCGCCGGACGCCTGATGCTGGAAGAAATCGCGCGCCACGCTGCCGAAGGCCGCAGCTTCGCCTTCGAGACAACCCTGTCAGGCCTGACCTATGCGCGCATGATCACCGGCTGGCGGGCGGCGGGCTTTGCGGTGAAGCTGATTTTCCTGTCGTTGGCCACCCCAGAAGAGGCGATCGCACGCGTAGCAATGCGGGTGCGGCAGGGCGGGCACGATGTGCCGCCGGAGATCATTCGCCGCCGCTTTGCAGCCGGACGGCGCAATTTTCACGATATTTATCGCCACCGCGTCGATTACTGGCAGTGGTTCGACAACAGCGGCGATACCCCCATCCTGAACGACGAAGGAGGAAACCCATGA